One region of Psychrobacter sp. DAB_AL43B genomic DNA includes:
- a CDS encoding putative RNA methyltransferase translates to MLVSLFICPLCQSPLQPAIDTWRCDGSLHPKQTTHPFDVARQGYVNLLPVQQKKSKAPGDSQSSIEARKRFLNAAHYQPLQALICQKMIELLAQNESVTEPIAEQDKELVHWLDIGCGEGYYTQAMAQTGVDILLAADISKPAVLELAKASKAAARLWYQQKHHDGFKIADSSKTAAIYPLVTSAANLPLRAHSVTGISSIFSPILPKAFNEVLSDEGYLIIAKPDVGHLATMRDALFDDVREHDSDKFLQELAPYFTLINTCRVSTELTLSEDDLADLLTMTPYAYRARSEKRQALMTTVATQSFVTEARFIVYILQKK, encoded by the coding sequence ATGCTTGTGTCCTTATTTATTTGTCCCCTTTGTCAGTCACCACTACAGCCCGCAATAGATACATGGCGCTGTGATGGTAGCTTGCACCCGAAGCAAACAACTCATCCATTTGATGTAGCACGTCAAGGTTATGTTAACCTGCTGCCTGTCCAACAAAAAAAATCCAAAGCCCCCGGTGACAGCCAATCGTCCATCGAGGCGCGAAAGCGCTTTTTGAATGCGGCGCATTATCAGCCGTTACAGGCGCTTATTTGTCAAAAAATGATTGAATTACTGGCGCAAAATGAGTCGGTCACTGAGCCAATAGCTGAGCAAGATAAAGAGCTTGTCCATTGGTTAGATATTGGTTGCGGGGAAGGCTATTATACGCAGGCAATGGCACAAACTGGCGTGGATATCCTCCTTGCTGCAGACATCAGTAAGCCTGCCGTGCTAGAGCTTGCCAAAGCCAGCAAAGCAGCAGCTCGTCTTTGGTATCAGCAAAAACATCATGATGGCTTTAAAATAGCTGACAGCTCTAAAACAGCAGCGATTTATCCCCTAGTAACCAGCGCCGCCAATTTACCATTACGCGCGCATAGTGTGACGGGGATTAGCAGTATTTTTAGTCCTATCTTGCCAAAAGCATTTAATGAAGTGTTAAGCGATGAGGGTTATTTAATCATTGCTAAGCCAGATGTTGGGCACTTAGCGACGATGCGTGACGCTTTATTTGATGACGTCCGTGAGCATGATTCTGATAAGTTTTTGCAGGAATTAGCCCCATATTTTACGCTGATAAATACTTGTCGCGTCAGTACTGAACTGACATTATCAGAGGATGATTTAGCTGACTTACTGACCATGACGCCTTATGCATATCGCGCGCGTAGTGAAAAAAGACAAGCGTTAATGACAACGGTTGCGACACAATCATTCGTAACCGAAGCAAGATTTATCGTCTATATTTTGCAAAAAAAGTAG
- the mraY gene encoding phospho-N-acetylmuramoyl-pentapeptide-transferase, translated as MLVWLFGWLGQYYTPFSAVSSLTLRALLAVITALAFSMIFGGRVIRRLKALKYGQAIRNDGPQSHLLKTGTPTMGGVLILSAIGVSTLLWARLNNPYVWILLIVMIIFGAVGWADDWLKIKYKNPKGLIARKKYFWLSMGALFVGISLYYIATLQPDIVTTREMQDLLIPIFKDWMIPFSAVPFGIGFIIFTYFVINGASNAVNLTDGLDGLAILPVVLVAAGLGAMAYVSGDVRFADYLHVPYIAYNSEVIIVCGAMIGAGLGFLWFNAHPAQVFMGDVGALSLGAMLGTIAVMTRQEIAFAIMGGLFVAEALSVIVQVGSYKLRKKRVFRMAPLHHHFEEIGWKETQVVARFWIIAIILVILGLMTLKLR; from the coding sequence GTGTTAGTTTGGTTGTTTGGCTGGCTTGGTCAGTATTATACCCCGTTTTCTGCGGTTTCTTCTTTGACGCTGCGCGCGTTGCTGGCGGTCATAACCGCCCTTGCCTTTAGTATGATTTTTGGTGGTCGCGTCATTCGGCGCTTGAAAGCGCTAAAGTATGGTCAGGCGATTCGTAATGATGGTCCGCAATCGCATTTGCTCAAAACTGGCACCCCGACCATGGGTGGGGTGCTGATTTTAAGTGCGATTGGAGTGTCGACCTTACTCTGGGCACGTTTGAATAATCCTTATGTTTGGATTTTGCTCATCGTGATGATTATTTTTGGCGCGGTAGGCTGGGCGGATGATTGGCTCAAAATTAAATATAAAAACCCCAAAGGCTTAATCGCTCGCAAAAAATACTTTTGGCTATCCATGGGCGCATTATTCGTCGGCATTTCTTTATATTATATCGCGACGTTACAGCCGGATATTGTTACGACTCGCGAAATGCAAGATTTGCTAATACCTATCTTTAAAGATTGGATGATTCCATTTTCGGCCGTACCGTTTGGAATTGGTTTTATTATCTTTACTTATTTTGTGATTAATGGTGCCTCTAACGCTGTCAACTTGACCGATGGCTTGGATGGCTTGGCTATTTTACCGGTGGTCTTAGTCGCAGCAGGTTTAGGCGCGATGGCATATGTCTCTGGTGACGTACGCTTTGCTGATTACTTGCACGTGCCTTATATTGCCTATAACTCTGAGGTAATTATTGTCTGTGGGGCGATGATTGGCGCAGGGCTTGGCTTCTTATGGTTCAATGCTCATCCAGCGCAAGTATTTATGGGTGATGTGGGTGCGCTGTCACTAGGCGCGATGCTTGGTACGATTGCTGTCATGACCCGTCAAGAAATCGCTTTTGCGATTATGGGTGGACTCTTTGTCGCCGAAGCACTGTCGGTAATAGTACAAGTGGGTTCGTATAAGCTACGCAAAAAACGTGTCTTTCGTATGGCACCACTGCATCACCACTTTGAAGAGATTGGCTGGAAAGAAACCCAAGTGGTCGCAAGGTTTTGGATTATCGCCATCATCCTTGTTATCCTTGGATTGATGACGTTAAAGCTGCGTTAA
- a CDS encoding UDP-N-acetylmuramoyl-tripeptide--D-alanyl-D-alanine ligase, translating to MTADKDNAIQSQGLYVWQVDNLLTATAALDGHWQLSEGQAESSNNVTSTRIATDTRTIKPGDIFLALTGDNFDGHDYIELAAAQGAIAAIVSRPITTNIPQLIVSDTRLALGQLASYRRQQHKDLTVIAITGSSGKTTCKEMLGSIFGRLAPTLITRGNLNNDLGVPMMLLELSDHHRYAILELGANHIGEIAYTAEIVQPDVACILNIGTAHLGEFGSRDGICQTKAEIYHTLNDSQFAIVPDKDDFTNQLRRIAETHTSHVIGFGNTDVSASHLDVEPERSEFKLHIGNQVHDINLPLAGEHNVNNALAAAACAHALNININDIVIGLENARPAKGRLNSQLLGMHRLIDDTYNANPHSVRAAAKVLAAQTGTQVMVLGDIAELGEAAVSEHQSLGRTIATTGINVLLCVGEYAPYTVAGAQEISDISAHAFTDKDSLLQYLQPYLQAQQAQPCTVLFKGSRSMEMETLINALVEE from the coding sequence ATGACAGCCGATAAGGATAACGCCATTCAGTCGCAAGGGCTGTATGTTTGGCAGGTAGATAATCTGCTCACAGCAACAGCGGCACTTGATGGGCATTGGCAGCTAAGTGAAGGGCAAGCAGAATCAAGCAATAACGTTACGAGCACTCGCATCGCCACTGATACCCGTACGATAAAACCCGGTGATATCTTTTTGGCGTTAACGGGCGACAATTTCGATGGTCACGATTATATTGAGTTGGCCGCCGCACAAGGTGCGATAGCCGCTATCGTCTCTCGTCCCATCACTACTAATATCCCACAGCTAATCGTTAGTGATACGCGCTTAGCGTTAGGGCAATTGGCATCTTATCGCCGTCAGCAGCATAAAGACTTAACGGTCATTGCCATCACCGGCTCAAGTGGTAAGACGACGTGTAAAGAGATGCTGGGTAGCATCTTTGGTAGATTGGCACCGACATTGATTACCCGTGGTAACTTAAATAATGATTTAGGTGTGCCGATGATGCTACTTGAGTTATCGGATCATCATCGCTATGCCATCTTGGAATTGGGCGCCAATCATATTGGTGAGATTGCTTATACAGCTGAAATTGTCCAACCTGATGTGGCTTGTATCCTAAACATTGGCACCGCGCATTTGGGTGAATTTGGTAGTCGTGACGGTATTTGTCAAACTAAAGCAGAGATTTATCATACCTTGAATGATAGCCAATTTGCGATTGTGCCTGATAAAGACGACTTTACCAATCAGTTACGCCGTATTGCAGAAACGCATACCTCACATGTGATTGGTTTTGGTAATACTGACGTCAGCGCCAGCCATTTAGATGTTGAGCCTGAACGCAGTGAGTTTAAATTACATATTGGCAACCAAGTTCATGATATCAATTTGCCATTAGCGGGTGAGCATAATGTCAATAACGCCTTGGCGGCTGCTGCTTGTGCGCATGCGTTAAATATTAACATTAATGACATTGTCATCGGGCTTGAAAACGCCCGTCCTGCTAAAGGACGCTTGAATAGTCAGCTGCTTGGCATGCATCGCTTGATTGATGACACCTATAATGCCAACCCACATTCAGTACGCGCGGCTGCTAAAGTATTAGCGGCGCAAACCGGCACGCAAGTGATGGTGTTAGGCGATATTGCTGAACTGGGCGAGGCGGCAGTTAGCGAGCATCAAAGCTTGGGTCGGACTATCGCTACCACGGGTATCAATGTACTGCTTTGTGTGGGTGAGTATGCACCTTATACCGTAGCAGGTGCGCAAGAGATTTCTGATATCAGTGCTCATGCGTTTACTGATAAAGACAGTTTATTACAGTATTTACAGCCGTATTTACAAGCGCAACAGGCTCAGCCTTGTACTGTGTTGTTCAAAGGCTCTCGTTCCATGGAAATGGAAACACTTATCAATGCGCTAGTAGAGGAGTAG